In one Streptomyces sp. NBC_00597 genomic region, the following are encoded:
- a CDS encoding nicotinamide mononucleotide transporter family protein, translating to MSALTWLNAEAFTVFGQKVIWSDMIGNLMGLAALALGWRRSIWTWPAQLLSGLILIAAYASAHLAGGVGKQLLVIGVAAWGWRAWQLGRQRAQDGTLAVRTATWTERGLLLAGAALGTLAVGGLFTLFPNLSWSPWADAYIFVGTIVAMVAQARGLVEFWFAWLLVDLVGVPLAFTNGLAFSGLVYVVYFALVLWGAHDWYQRSRTTPAPALEGATA from the coding sequence GTGAGCGCCCTGACCTGGCTCAACGCCGAAGCCTTCACGGTCTTCGGCCAGAAGGTCATCTGGTCCGACATGATCGGCAACCTGATGGGCCTGGCGGCCCTCGCCCTCGGTTGGCGCCGCTCCATCTGGACCTGGCCCGCACAGCTCCTGTCCGGCCTGATCCTCATAGCCGCCTATGCCTCCGCCCACCTCGCCGGCGGCGTCGGGAAGCAGCTCCTCGTCATCGGCGTGGCCGCATGGGGCTGGCGCGCCTGGCAGCTCGGCCGGCAGCGGGCCCAGGACGGCACCCTCGCCGTGCGCACCGCGACCTGGACCGAGCGCGGACTGCTCCTCGCGGGAGCGGCCCTCGGCACCCTCGCCGTCGGCGGCCTGTTCACGCTCTTCCCGAACCTGTCGTGGAGCCCGTGGGCCGACGCCTACATCTTCGTCGGCACGATCGTCGCGATGGTCGCCCAGGCCCGCGGCCTCGTCGAGTTCTGGTTCGCCTGGCTCCTCGTCGACCTGGTCGGCGTCCCCCTCGCCTTCACCAACGGCCTGGCCTTCTCCGGCCTCGTCTACGTCGTCTACTTCGCGCTCGTCCTGTGGGGCGCCCACGACTGGTACCAGCGTTCGCGCACCACCCCCGCCCCGGCCCTGGAAGGAGCAACGGCATGA
- a CDS encoding riboflavin synthase gives MFTGIVEELGEVTAVEQLSEASRFRLRGPVVTDGAKHGDSIAVNGVCLTVVETADGEFTADVMQETLNRSSLGALRAGSRVNLERPMALGGRLGGHLVQGHVDGTGEILSRTPSEHWEIVKVSLPASLARYVVEKGSITVDGVSLTVVEAAADHFSISLIPTTLALTTLGIKKPGDPVNLEVDVLAKYVERLLAAGVNPLTATPADAEETDR, from the coding sequence GTGTTCACCGGAATCGTCGAAGAACTGGGCGAGGTCACCGCCGTCGAGCAGCTCTCGGAGGCCTCCCGCTTCCGCCTGCGCGGCCCCGTCGTCACCGACGGCGCCAAGCACGGCGACTCCATCGCCGTCAACGGCGTCTGCCTCACCGTGGTGGAGACCGCGGACGGCGAGTTCACCGCCGACGTCATGCAGGAGACCCTCAACCGCTCCAGCCTCGGCGCCCTCCGGGCCGGCTCCCGGGTCAACCTGGAACGCCCGATGGCCCTCGGTGGACGGCTCGGCGGACACCTGGTCCAGGGGCACGTGGACGGCACCGGCGAGATCCTCTCCCGGACGCCCTCCGAGCACTGGGAGATCGTCAAGGTCTCCCTCCCGGCGAGCCTCGCGCGCTACGTGGTGGAGAAGGGCTCGATCACCGTCGACGGCGTCAGCCTCACGGTCGTCGAGGCAGCCGCCGACCACTTCAGCATCAGCCTCATCCCCACCACCCTCGCGCTGACCACGCTCGGCATCAAGAAGCCCGGCGACCCGGTCAACCTTGAGGTGGACGTCCTCGCGAAGTATGTCGAGCGCCTGCTGGCCGCCGGCGTGAACCCCCTGACCGCCACCCCCGCCGATGCCGAGGAGACCGACCGGTGA
- the ribD gene encoding bifunctional diaminohydroxyphosphoribosylaminopyrimidine deaminase/5-amino-6-(5-phosphoribosylamino)uracil reductase RibD — protein sequence MRRAIELAARGLGSTSPNPIVGCVITDAAGTVVGEGWHQRAGGPHAEVHALRAAGGAARGGTAYVTLEPCNHTGRTGPCAQALIEAGITRVVYAVPDPNPQASGGAATLRDAGTKTEGGFLEAEASAGNAAWLTSVRLGRPHVTWKYAATLDGRSAAADGSSRWITGPESRADVHRLRAEADAVLVGGGTLRADDPHLAVRGIDGATQPLRVAVDTRAGLPPTARVLDDAAPTLLVVGEDADTRHLPGVELLRLPLHDGRIAVHDLLGELYARGVRSVFLEGGPTLAGAFLEAAAVDRVVGYLAPALLGSGPAALADAGITNIAHAVRLHITEAVRVGTDLRITAVPEAVPTPTAPKEH from the coding sequence ATGCGCCGCGCCATCGAGCTCGCCGCCCGCGGCCTCGGCTCCACCAGCCCCAACCCGATCGTCGGCTGCGTCATCACCGACGCCGCGGGCACCGTCGTCGGCGAGGGCTGGCACCAGCGGGCCGGCGGCCCGCACGCCGAGGTCCACGCCCTGCGCGCGGCAGGCGGAGCGGCCCGCGGCGGTACCGCCTACGTCACCCTGGAGCCCTGCAACCACACCGGCCGTACGGGGCCCTGTGCCCAGGCGTTGATCGAGGCCGGCATCACCCGCGTGGTCTACGCAGTCCCGGACCCGAACCCGCAGGCCAGCGGCGGCGCCGCCACCCTGCGCGACGCAGGGACCAAGACCGAGGGCGGCTTCCTGGAAGCCGAGGCCTCGGCCGGCAACGCCGCCTGGCTCACCTCCGTACGCCTGGGCCGCCCGCACGTGACCTGGAAGTACGCGGCCACCCTCGACGGCCGCAGCGCCGCCGCCGACGGCAGCAGCCGCTGGATCACCGGCCCGGAGTCCCGCGCCGACGTCCACCGGCTGCGCGCCGAGGCCGACGCCGTCCTCGTGGGCGGCGGCACCCTGCGCGCCGACGACCCGCACCTCGCGGTACGGGGCATCGACGGCGCCACCCAGCCGCTGCGCGTCGCCGTCGACACCCGCGCCGGCCTCCCGCCCACCGCCCGCGTCCTCGACGACGCCGCGCCCACGCTGCTCGTCGTCGGCGAGGACGCCGACACCCGGCACCTGCCGGGCGTCGAACTGCTCCGGCTGCCCCTGCACGACGGCCGCATCGCCGTCCACGACCTGCTCGGCGAGCTGTACGCCCGCGGCGTGCGCTCCGTCTTCCTCGAAGGCGGCCCCACCCTGGCGGGCGCCTTCCTCGAAGCCGCGGCCGTCGACCGCGTCGTCGGCTACCTCGCCCCGGCGCTCCTCGGCTCCGGCCCCGCAGCCCTCGCCGACGCCGGCATCACGAACATCGCCCACGCGGTACGCCTCCACATCACCGAGGCCGTCCGCGTCGGCACCGATCTGCGCATCACCGCCGTACCCGAAGCCGTCCCCACCCCCACCGCCCCCAAGGAGCACTGA
- a CDS encoding chitinase C-terminal domain-containing protein → MPSPTRTRAMLLASGAAIAGLLMGGLSTGVSHAADNESCRPDGLYKTAGVDVPYCSVYDSDGREKMGADHQRRVIGYFTGWRTGKDGTPAYLANNVPWSKVTHLNYAFAHVGADNKISVGADNANNAATGMTWPGVAGAEMDPALPYKGHFNLLNKFKKQYPNVKTLISVGGWAETGGYFGDDGNRVASGGFYSMATNADGSVNQAGIDTFADSSVAFIRTYGFNGVDIDYEYPTTMKDAGNPLDWQLSNARRAGLVQGYAALMKSLREKLDRAGAADGKHYLLSVAAPSSGYLLRGMETFQMQKYLDYVNIMSYDLHGAWNEYVGPNASLFDDGKDGELAAAGVYSTSQYGGIGYLNSDWAYHYFRGSMPAGRINMGLPYYTRGFKNVQGGTDGLWGKAPATTCPAGAGLTKCGDGAVGIDNLWHDLDTNGVESPAGSNPMWHAKNLEKGVVGDYVTKYGFPANTTLTGTYVRKYDSTLVAPWLWNDQKKVFLSTEDEQSVAAKAAYVVDKGIGGTMVWELAGDYAYNAAKGQYEMGDTLTSLMYDKFKAAAPYGAKTAGSTLPTQAVDIKTEFTEFKLGDSNYPITPKLKITNNTKSTLPGGTEFQFDYGTSAPANASDQSGFGTKVISTGHSGNNVGGLKGDFQRVSLKLPAWQTLAPGASVDLAFNYYLPVSTPSNWTVNVSGTTYALAGDLARGTTVVEPGATQPPTTPPTTPPTTPPTTPPTTPPTTPPGGTCTNPAYVAGSVYTAGQLVSHKGHHWKAQWWTQNEEPGTTGDWGVWKDQGAC, encoded by the coding sequence ATGCCGTCCCCCACACGTACGAGAGCGATGCTCCTGGCATCCGGCGCCGCCATCGCCGGGCTGCTGATGGGCGGGCTCTCCACCGGCGTCTCGCATGCAGCCGACAACGAGAGCTGTCGCCCGGACGGGCTCTACAAGACGGCCGGGGTCGACGTCCCGTACTGCTCGGTCTACGACTCCGACGGCCGCGAGAAGATGGGCGCCGACCACCAGCGCCGCGTCATCGGATATTTCACCGGCTGGCGGACCGGCAAGGACGGCACCCCCGCCTACCTCGCCAACAACGTCCCGTGGTCCAAGGTCACCCACCTGAACTACGCCTTCGCCCACGTGGGCGCCGATAACAAGATCTCGGTCGGCGCGGACAACGCGAACAACGCCGCCACCGGGATGACCTGGCCGGGCGTGGCGGGCGCCGAGATGGACCCGGCCCTTCCGTACAAGGGCCACTTCAACCTGCTGAACAAATTCAAGAAGCAGTACCCGAACGTCAAGACGCTGATCTCCGTCGGCGGCTGGGCCGAGACGGGCGGCTACTTCGGGGACGACGGCAACCGCGTCGCCTCCGGCGGCTTCTACTCGATGGCCACCAACGCCGACGGCTCCGTCAACCAGGCCGGCATCGACACCTTCGCCGACTCCTCGGTCGCGTTCATCCGCACGTACGGGTTCAACGGCGTCGACATCGACTACGAGTACCCGACCACCATGAAGGACGCCGGCAACCCGCTGGACTGGCAGCTCTCCAACGCCCGGCGGGCCGGCCTCGTCCAGGGCTACGCCGCCCTGATGAAGTCGCTGCGCGAGAAGCTCGACCGCGCGGGCGCCGCCGACGGCAAGCACTACCTGCTCTCCGTCGCCGCCCCTTCCTCCGGCTACCTGCTGCGGGGCATGGAGACGTTCCAGATGCAGAAGTACCTGGACTACGTCAACATCATGTCCTACGACCTGCACGGCGCCTGGAACGAGTACGTCGGCCCGAACGCCTCGCTCTTCGACGACGGCAAGGACGGCGAACTGGCCGCAGCCGGCGTCTACTCCACCTCCCAGTACGGCGGCATCGGCTACCTGAACTCCGACTGGGCTTACCACTACTTCCGCGGCTCGATGCCGGCGGGCCGCATCAACATGGGCCTGCCGTACTACACCCGCGGCTTCAAGAACGTGCAGGGCGGCACGGACGGCCTGTGGGGCAAGGCCCCCGCGACCACCTGCCCGGCCGGCGCGGGTCTGACCAAGTGCGGTGACGGCGCGGTCGGCATCGACAACCTGTGGCACGACCTGGACACCAACGGGGTCGAGTCCCCCGCGGGCTCCAACCCGATGTGGCACGCCAAGAACCTGGAGAAGGGCGTCGTCGGCGACTACGTCACGAAGTACGGCTTCCCCGCGAACACCACGCTGACCGGCACCTACGTCCGCAAGTACGACTCCACGCTGGTCGCACCGTGGCTGTGGAACGACCAGAAGAAGGTCTTCCTGTCGACGGAGGACGAGCAGTCCGTCGCTGCGAAGGCCGCCTACGTGGTCGACAAGGGCATCGGCGGCACGATGGTCTGGGAGCTGGCGGGCGACTACGCGTACAACGCCGCCAAGGGGCAGTACGAGATGGGCGACACGCTCACCTCCCTGATGTACGACAAGTTCAAGGCGGCCGCGCCGTACGGCGCGAAGACGGCGGGCAGCACGCTCCCGACGCAGGCCGTGGACATCAAGACGGAGTTCACCGAGTTCAAGCTGGGCGACTCCAACTACCCCATCACCCCGAAGCTCAAGATCACCAACAACACGAAGAGCACGCTGCCCGGCGGCACGGAGTTCCAGTTCGACTACGGGACCTCCGCCCCGGCCAACGCCTCGGACCAGTCCGGGTTCGGCACGAAGGTGATCTCCACCGGCCACAGCGGCAACAACGTCGGCGGGCTGAAGGGCGACTTCCAGCGGGTCTCGCTGAAGCTCCCGGCGTGGCAGACGCTGGCTCCCGGCGCCTCGGTGGACCTGGCGTTCAACTACTACCTGCCGGTGTCCACGCCCTCCAACTGGACGGTGAACGTCTCCGGCACCACGTACGCCCTCGCCGGCGACCTGGCACGCGGCACGACGGTGGTGGAGCCGGGCGCCACCCAGCCCCCGACCACCCCGCCCACCACTCCCCCCACGACCCCGCCGACCACTCCCCCGACGACTCCGCCGACCACTCCGCCCGGTGGGACCTGCACGAACCCGGCGTACGTCGCGGGCAGCGTCTACACGGCCGGCCAGCTCGTCTCGCACAAGGGCCACCACTGGAAGGCCCAGTGGTGGACGCAGAACGAGGAGCCCGGGACCACCGGCGACTGGGGCGTCTGGAAGGACCAGGGCGCCTGCTGA
- a CDS encoding RNA polymerase sigma-70 factor — protein MITQDATAVADFEQHRPRMFGIAYRMLGSAAEAEDTVQDAWLRWSSADRGDIEHIGAWLAKVVTHLCLNRIGSARVRREEYVGPWLPEPVLTGDGALGPMESAEQRDSVSMALLVLLEQLTPVERAVYVLREAFAYGHREIAGLLDLTEANCRQLYRRAAARVAAGRAAAPRPRFEPDPGRLQTLVETFLTAARDGDLARLEGMLTADVRYVADGGGVVNAARRPILGRDKVARFLVGALRKYMAGMPVSFAEVNGEPALLVGGAAVMQVEIEDGLISGMRTVVNPEKLEFLRRQLSHS, from the coding sequence GTGATCACACAGGACGCCACGGCCGTCGCGGACTTCGAGCAGCACCGGCCCCGGATGTTCGGCATCGCCTACCGCATGCTCGGCTCCGCCGCCGAGGCCGAGGACACCGTCCAGGACGCCTGGCTGCGGTGGAGCTCCGCCGACCGCGGCGACATCGAGCACATCGGGGCCTGGCTCGCCAAGGTGGTGACCCACCTGTGCCTGAACCGGATCGGCTCGGCGCGCGTCCGGCGCGAGGAGTACGTCGGCCCCTGGCTGCCGGAACCCGTCCTCACCGGGGACGGGGCGCTCGGCCCGATGGAGTCGGCGGAGCAGCGGGACAGCGTCTCCATGGCCCTGCTGGTGCTGCTGGAGCAGCTGACTCCGGTGGAGCGGGCGGTGTACGTGCTGCGCGAGGCGTTCGCGTACGGCCATCGGGAGATCGCCGGGCTGCTCGACCTGACCGAGGCCAACTGCCGGCAGCTCTACCGGCGGGCCGCCGCCCGGGTGGCCGCGGGCCGGGCCGCCGCGCCGCGCCCCCGGTTCGAGCCCGATCCGGGGCGGCTGCAGACCTTGGTGGAGACCTTCCTGACGGCGGCGCGCGACGGCGACCTGGCCCGGCTGGAGGGCATGCTGACCGCCGACGTGCGGTACGTGGCCGACGGCGGCGGGGTCGTGAACGCGGCCCGGCGGCCGATCTTGGGCCGGGACAAGGTGGCGCGGTTCCTGGTGGGCGCGCTGCGCAAGTACATGGCGGGCATGCCGGTCTCCTTCGCGGAGGTCAACGGCGAACCCGCGCTGCTCGTCGGCGGGGCGGCGGTCATGCAGGTGGAGATCGAGGACGGGCTGATCAGCGGGATGCGGACGGTGGTCAACCCGGAGAAGCTGGAATTCCTCCGGCGGCAACTGTCACATTCTTGA